CTCCGGAATCCGCGATTGCGGCCGGCTGATCCAATAAATGCTGAGCCCTCTGTTGATACTCCGCATCCGCCCGAAGCCGACCGACGATCGACAACTTTTCTGCTTGTTTTTGCCGAGCAGCAGCTTCGTCGGCAGGATAGACAAATTGCACACTATAATAGAGGTCAGGCTGCTCTTTGGTAAGCTGAGACATGGTCTTGGTAGAGATGCTGAAGACATATCGTCGGGTACCTGCCTCGCTAGCGGTCAGCACGACGACTGGCTGCGGCGGGAGGGCTTGGCTTGCCTTGAAAAAGAGATAGTGGCCGCGCGGAAGGGCTGCCAGATATTTGCTATTAGAGACGGCGACGGCTGTTACGGTCTCGCTGGCGCCGAATGTAACAACCAACGTGGCCCCGACAGCGGTCGATAGTCGGACGACTTGGTCAGGATTGTAGGCCAGATACCGCATGCGCGGGTCTAGTTTGCCGGCCGCAGGTGTGTCCTCCGCATGCGCGGCTATCGCTAAGCAAAGCAAACAGATTATTGTGAGGAAGGTCCTTGTTATCATTGCTCGCTACGCCCCTCGTTCCATACGGTGTCTTCCGAGACTTGGTAGGAGGTAACAGTCAACCCCCCTGGGTTGGACAGTCTCGATTCACCGGACAGGCTTGTCACCTTTTCATACCGGACCGTTGCAGTCCATGTACTCATCACCGGCGTCTGGCCATCCATCATGAGCGTTCGGTTGAAACGAATCTGCTGCACGCCCGTCGCAATATCATTTGAGGAGATGTGCTCGACATCTAGTCTCCCCCCCTCACCGATTGTGACCTGCGGTGACGTCGGATTAGGGTAATTAAAGTGATGCTGATATTCCAGGCGCACAGATGGTGCGCTGAAGCTCGATACGAGATCATAGGCGTATTGAGCTGTGTCGGCTGTATACCCCTCGCGCAGACGGACATATTGCCAGAGTGAAGCGTTGATAACGGCCTGTTCTTGCGTTGCGGGAAGTCGAGACACGGACACTTCGCTGTCAACGGTTCCATCC
The sequence above is drawn from the Ensifer canadensis genome and encodes:
- a CDS encoding TrbG/VirB9 family P-type conjugative transfer protein; this translates as MITRTFLTIICLLCLAIAAHAEDTPAAGKLDPRMRYLAYNPDQVVRLSTAVGATLVVTFGASETVTAVAVSNSKYLAALPRGHYLFFKASQALPPQPVVVLTASEAGTRRYVFSISTKTMSQLTKEQPDLYYSVQFVYPADEAAARQKQAEKLSIVGRLRADAEYQQRAQHLLDQPAAIADSGANNFHYIAQGDRSLTPLEVFDNGVSTVFRFPGNVRIPSIYVINPDGKEATANYSVKGDYVEVPAVAREWRLRDGHTVLGIWNSAYDPIGRKPGTGTVRHDVWRVLKGASR
- a CDS encoding type IV secretion system protein VirB8, with product MKSAEHALLVERGALAAHYIEVEAFQTSRAKSARRLSRVLVVIATAAVFGNIAQAFTIATMVPLAKLVPVYLWVRPDGTVDSEVSVSRLPATQEQAVINASLWQYVRLREGYTADTAQYAYDLVSSFSAPSVRLEYQHHFNYPNPTSPQVTIGEGGRLDVEHISSNDIATGVQQIRFNRTLMMDGQTPVMSTWTATVRYEKVTSLSGESRLSNPGGLTVTSYQVSEDTVWNEGRSEQ